A single region of the Streptomyces sp. NBC_00425 genome encodes:
- a CDS encoding WD40 repeat domain-containing protein encodes MVPKLPLQSPRWRDLRGVTAADVGALAEQMTSAAATGTGDAWRQTWTYMTDGLIDDGTVFDGAYAALPYIVDAAAALPPAQSVDFWVDLGFIVTAEDRHPVPGDLEAGFDAALRLAERAAVRSLLAAGSAESVTAQVLAHLALSCAAFAGHHTAEALWQLVAPRENGLLLVCPGCESDTEFPEFFVDPVRPPFEAPALPAPAPVRQGEHPWGGIAAALQEEALGEGWEPFLRVARRVAAAGVPPETPGQAVLCLVAGVVAVVGAPHRAEKEWARELMLLTGYFRCWDCERTWSIADGLAENPDGARPQQPTTEVGTYADGSTAPGEPPAGRSGETATRLRQEGDALLAGQGTPWGRITVFSDSAPDSSGGVESLAVVSRPGRPTLVAGACAGSGAKGVVCLWDMADGRLVHAPLPGHPDRIRSMTTLLLPDGRILLASGGDTGTIALWNPVTGQSVREPAGNWLGGVTGMCAATVPDGRTLLVTATPRGAVRLWDPLTGESVGRLNPYGSPIQSIAAVPISADHTLIAASDTAGRLHVWDPAVDDPWEEGAAVQLSARALADADHRVASVAAVPAYGRTVLATGDNGGVVMLWDPATGAPIGDSLPFSTGTAGLPVITGATLHGGRAVLVAGSRQGRRLRVWEPETGALQHIALDVAVTCLATAGPELIVGHDRGVLKLPLPGR; translated from the coding sequence ATGGTTCCGAAGCTGCCCCTGCAAAGCCCTCGTTGGCGTGACCTCCGCGGTGTGACGGCGGCCGACGTGGGAGCGCTCGCGGAGCAGATGACGTCCGCGGCTGCCACCGGGACCGGCGACGCATGGCGGCAGACCTGGACGTACATGACCGACGGCCTGATAGATGACGGAACCGTGTTCGACGGGGCCTATGCGGCCCTTCCGTACATCGTCGACGCGGCCGCCGCCCTGCCTCCGGCGCAGTCCGTGGATTTCTGGGTCGACTTGGGATTCATCGTGACCGCGGAGGACAGGCACCCCGTCCCCGGTGATCTCGAGGCGGGGTTCGACGCCGCACTGCGTCTGGCCGAGCGGGCGGCCGTCCGAAGCCTCCTCGCCGCGGGGTCCGCAGAGAGCGTCACCGCGCAGGTCCTCGCCCACCTGGCACTGTCCTGTGCGGCCTTCGCCGGTCACCACACCGCCGAGGCGTTGTGGCAGCTTGTCGCCCCACGGGAGAACGGCCTCCTGCTGGTGTGCCCCGGGTGCGAGAGCGATACCGAGTTCCCCGAGTTCTTCGTGGACCCGGTGCGTCCGCCTTTCGAGGCTCCGGCCCTGCCCGCTCCCGCTCCTGTCCGCCAGGGGGAGCATCCGTGGGGCGGGATCGCCGCCGCGTTGCAGGAGGAGGCGTTGGGGGAGGGGTGGGAGCCCTTTCTGCGGGTGGCACGTCGGGTCGCGGCGGCGGGAGTACCCCCCGAAACGCCGGGGCAGGCCGTCCTGTGCCTGGTTGCCGGCGTGGTCGCGGTCGTGGGCGCCCCGCATCGGGCCGAGAAGGAGTGGGCCCGCGAACTGATGTTGCTCACCGGGTACTTCCGCTGCTGGGACTGCGAACGGACGTGGTCGATCGCTGACGGGTTGGCGGAGAACCCTGACGGTGCGCGCCCCCAGCAGCCTACGACGGAGGTGGGGACGTACGCCGACGGGTCGACCGCCCCGGGGGAGCCGCCGGCCGGCCGCTCAGGTGAGACAGCGACCCGCTTGCGGCAGGAGGGGGACGCCCTGCTCGCGGGCCAGGGCACACCCTGGGGCCGCATCACGGTGTTCTCGGATTCCGCGCCCGACTCATCCGGGGGTGTGGAATCCCTGGCGGTGGTATCCCGCCCCGGCCGGCCGACGCTTGTGGCCGGTGCCTGCGCCGGCTCCGGCGCCAAGGGCGTGGTGTGCCTGTGGGACATGGCCGACGGTCGACTCGTCCATGCGCCCCTTCCCGGGCACCCTGACCGCATCCGCTCGATGACGACCCTGCTCCTGCCCGACGGCCGCATCCTGCTGGCGAGCGGAGGCGACACCGGAACCATCGCCCTGTGGAATCCGGTCACGGGGCAGTCGGTCCGTGAACCGGCGGGCAACTGGCTCGGCGGGGTGACCGGAATGTGTGCCGCGACCGTCCCTGACGGTCGGACCCTGCTCGTCACCGCCACCCCCCGAGGCGCGGTCCGGTTGTGGGACCCACTCACCGGTGAGTCCGTCGGGCGCCTCAACCCCTATGGCAGTCCCATCCAGTCCATCGCCGCCGTCCCGATCTCCGCCGACCACACACTGATCGCGGCCTCGGACACCGCGGGCCGCCTTCATGTGTGGGATCCGGCCGTCGACGACCCCTGGGAAGAGGGCGCGGCCGTCCAGCTGAGCGCACGTGCGCTCGCCGATGCCGACCACCGTGTGGCATCTGTCGCTGCTGTGCCCGCATACGGCCGAACGGTGCTGGCCACCGGGGACAACGGTGGTGTGGTCATGCTGTGGGACCCCGCCACCGGCGCCCCGATCGGCGACAGCCTGCCCTTCTCGACGGGGACCGCCGGTCTGCCGGTCATCACCGGCGCCACCCTGCACGGCGGTCGTGCCGTCCTGGTCGCGGGCAGCCGTCAGGGTCGCAGACTGCGGGTCTGGGAACCGGAGACCGGCGCGCTGCAACACATCGCCCTGGACGTGGCGGTCACCTGCCTGGCCACCGCAGGACCGGAGCTGATCGTCGGACACGACCGCGGAGTCCTCAAACTCCCGCTCCCAGGACGCTGA
- a CDS encoding RICIN domain-containing protein, translated as MPSGKLSRRTLLGAAGTALAATALPVIPALSPLLTKAAAADPQTDLEKLVNMRFGMFNHFNLGTFTNEEWAAPNQNPALFAPTAVDCAQWAAAATAAKMSYGILTTKHHDGFALWPSAYGTQNVANSSYKHDVVKAYCDAFRAKGLKVGLYYSIWDRTFGVEAWESRHKVSGLEITDAIQPSDMTFILGQITELLTDYGTIDLFVTDGYAWQMGQQAVSYQRIREHVKSLQPDIVMIDHGGLSVPWLGDAIYFEEPLGVSAPTGNTYAATQGQTISNGWFWHPSTPTEGLMSKDAILSHLADLEPKYTSFILNCPPNRNGKLDTNIVSRLAEVGAAWSPNASRPPLPAQMLRAEHPVTPVSAYATGFHTGEGPLNAIDGLSDKGYQTCWSTWGLSPALPHSITIDLGGVWSNVSTLEYLPKQWNRDNSTDGDITSYTISTSTDGTNFTQVATGAWAGDRATKVAEWPARNVGFVRIQANAGTGGYANMGGVHIGGRTAKPALVSTVLPGDGTVYRIVNRKSGKVADVFNFGTANGTNIQQWPWLNNTAQKWTFASTGDGYYEIKNVNSGKLMEVAGLSRADGGNVAIYGDSNVPQQHWAITPTGDGYYYLTNRFSGLSLNVDAGSTADGANINQFTYNRAPEEQWQIIAV; from the coding sequence ATGCCGTCAGGAAAGCTGTCCCGTCGCACGCTGCTGGGTGCCGCCGGCACCGCGTTGGCCGCGACCGCGCTGCCCGTGATCCCCGCACTGTCACCCCTGCTGACGAAGGCTGCCGCCGCGGACCCGCAGACCGACCTGGAAAAACTGGTGAACATGCGCTTCGGCATGTTCAACCACTTCAACCTGGGCACGTTCACCAACGAGGAGTGGGCAGCCCCCAATCAGAACCCAGCCCTGTTCGCGCCCACAGCCGTGGACTGTGCCCAGTGGGCGGCCGCCGCCACGGCGGCGAAGATGAGTTACGGCATCCTGACGACCAAGCACCACGACGGCTTCGCCCTGTGGCCGAGCGCCTACGGCACCCAGAACGTCGCGAACAGCTCCTACAAGCACGACGTCGTGAAGGCGTACTGCGACGCCTTCCGGGCGAAGGGACTGAAGGTCGGCCTCTACTACTCGATATGGGACCGCACCTTCGGCGTCGAGGCGTGGGAGAGCCGGCACAAGGTGTCCGGTCTCGAGATCACCGACGCCATCCAGCCCAGCGACATGACCTTCATCCTCGGCCAGATCACCGAACTGCTCACCGACTACGGCACCATCGACCTGTTCGTCACCGACGGCTACGCATGGCAGATGGGCCAGCAGGCCGTCTCCTACCAGCGGATCCGCGAGCACGTGAAGTCGCTGCAGCCGGACATCGTCATGATCGACCACGGCGGGCTGTCGGTACCGTGGCTCGGTGACGCGATCTACTTCGAGGAGCCGCTGGGCGTCTCCGCGCCGACCGGAAACACCTACGCCGCCACGCAGGGACAGACGATCAGCAACGGGTGGTTCTGGCATCCCTCCACGCCCACCGAGGGCCTGATGAGCAAGGACGCGATCCTCTCGCACCTCGCCGACCTGGAACCGAAGTACACCTCGTTCATCCTCAACTGCCCGCCCAACCGCAACGGAAAGCTGGACACCAACATCGTCAGCCGACTCGCCGAAGTCGGGGCGGCGTGGAGCCCGAACGCCTCCCGGCCGCCGCTGCCCGCCCAGATGCTCCGCGCGGAACACCCAGTGACCCCCGTCAGCGCCTACGCCACCGGATTCCACACCGGCGAGGGACCGCTCAACGCCATCGACGGGCTGAGCGACAAGGGCTACCAGACCTGCTGGTCGACGTGGGGACTGTCCCCGGCCCTGCCCCACTCGATCACGATCGACCTGGGCGGAGTGTGGAGCAACGTCTCCACCTTGGAGTACCTGCCCAAGCAGTGGAACCGCGACAACTCGACCGACGGCGACATCACCTCGTACACCATCTCCACCAGCACCGACGGCACGAACTTCACCCAGGTCGCCACCGGCGCCTGGGCCGGCGACCGCGCCACCAAGGTGGCCGAATGGCCCGCCCGGAACGTGGGCTTCGTACGGATCCAGGCCAACGCGGGCACCGGCGGCTACGCCAACATGGGCGGCGTCCACATCGGCGGCCGGACGGCGAAGCCGGCCCTGGTGTCGACCGTCCTCCCGGGCGACGGAACGGTCTACCGCATCGTCAACCGCAAGAGCGGCAAGGTCGCCGACGTGTTCAACTTCGGCACCGCCAACGGCACCAACATCCAGCAGTGGCCGTGGCTGAACAACACCGCCCAGAAGTGGACCTTCGCCTCCACCGGAGACGGCTACTACGAGATCAAGAACGTGAACAGCGGCAAGCTGATGGAGGTGGCCGGCCTCTCGAGGGCGGACGGCGGAAACGTCGCCATCTACGGGGAC
- a CDS encoding DUF7489 domain-containing protein: MFTSRKPGSDDAWEGIVEEKSRGMLDGANMYHFIELRREDGQFMKVRLARGLWKSIAVGDRIVKEPGSDPAKA; the protein is encoded by the coding sequence ATGTTCACATCCCGCAAACCAGGATCGGACGACGCCTGGGAAGGCATTGTCGAGGAGAAATCACGGGGCATGCTCGATGGCGCGAACATGTACCACTTCATCGAACTGAGGCGTGAGGACGGCCAGTTCATGAAGGTGCGCCTCGCCCGTGGGCTGTGGAAGTCGATCGCGGTCGGCGATCGCATCGTGAAGGAGCCGGGGAGCGACCCAGCCAAGGCTTAG
- a CDS encoding dihydrofolate reductase family protein: protein MRKIIVCTFLTLDGVMQAPGGPDEDAESGFEYGGWQKPVTDDEVGAAVSGWYEHSDAMLLGRKTYEIFASYWPTADPDNPFTHRMNSMHKYVASRTLTSVEWQNSTLLRGDTVDAVRKLKASDGGSLNVVGSGDLAQTLMRHDLVDEYRLTVHPVIIGTGKRLFADGAIPSALEPVSVTTTKGGTVVGVYRPNGKPSYDSYQ from the coding sequence ATGCGCAAGATCATTGTTTGCACGTTCCTGACGCTGGACGGCGTCATGCAGGCGCCGGGTGGTCCGGACGAGGACGCCGAGAGCGGCTTCGAGTACGGCGGCTGGCAGAAGCCGGTGACCGACGACGAGGTCGGCGCGGCCGTCTCCGGTTGGTATGAACACTCCGACGCGATGCTGCTCGGCCGCAAGACGTACGAGATCTTCGCGTCGTACTGGCCGACCGCCGATCCCGACAACCCGTTCACGCACCGGATGAACAGCATGCACAAATACGTGGCGTCTCGGACCCTGACGTCCGTCGAGTGGCAGAACTCCACGCTGCTCCGGGGAGACACCGTCGACGCCGTACGCAAGCTGAAGGCGTCCGACGGCGGCAGCCTCAACGTCGTCGGCAGCGGCGACCTCGCCCAGACGCTCATGCGGCACGACCTCGTCGACGAGTACCGGCTGACCGTCCACCCGGTGATCATCGGCACCGGCAAGCGGCTGTTCGCCGACGGTGCGATCCCCAGTGCGCTGGAGCCGGTCAGCGTGACGACGACGAAGGGCGGCACCGTCGTCGGCGTCTACCGGCCGAACGGCAAGCCCAGCTACGACAGCTACCAGTAG
- a CDS encoding aminotransferase class I/II-fold pyridoxal phosphate-dependent enzyme encodes MRFEEFQDFRQRQLGASSSLLDAAETNVYRALAPMRPEPPTDMSTVHRCDLARAWLRRFELPEEWSGRAMVCRGVRHGLGVVFRRLHAVQARLWLPSDVYPVYFELARAAGLEPASYPTLPVPALPAPPADNRPEYLLIANPSKPLGRYLSDAECAAVMSWLRESPRRRVLIDSVYDLGVPFAAGTRRLLDTGAAVLLHSVTKGWLWPRTFGVVLLGPAQTELAAAFRAEPPTSAQLRLADRLLTEHGDVPRQVVDELAARAERLFERLPDDVLGAIPTASRSCPGNYFFPVGIPAETLRRERGVLAMPVSVFGENSWSGSVLTSLADAFAPTRTGAR; translated from the coding sequence ATGAGGTTCGAGGAGTTCCAGGACTTCCGGCAGCGGCAACTCGGTGCTTCCTCGTCGCTTCTGGACGCCGCCGAGACCAACGTGTACCGGGCGCTCGCCCCGATGCGACCGGAACCGCCGACCGACATGAGTACGGTGCACCGGTGCGATCTCGCCCGTGCCTGGCTGCGGCGCTTCGAGCTGCCGGAGGAGTGGTCCGGCCGGGCCATGGTCTGTCGAGGGGTCCGGCACGGGCTCGGTGTGGTGTTCCGTCGGCTGCACGCCGTGCAGGCGCGGTTGTGGCTGCCCAGTGACGTGTATCCGGTCTACTTCGAGCTGGCCCGCGCTGCGGGACTGGAGCCGGCGTCCTACCCGACGCTGCCGGTTCCGGCCCTGCCGGCGCCGCCGGCGGACAACCGCCCCGAATACCTGCTGATCGCCAACCCCAGCAAGCCGCTCGGCCGATACCTGTCCGATGCCGAGTGCGCCGCGGTGATGTCGTGGCTGCGGGAGTCACCGCGGCGCCGCGTGCTGATCGACAGCGTCTACGACCTGGGAGTCCCGTTCGCTGCCGGCACACGGCGATTGCTGGACACGGGTGCTGCGGTCCTCCTGCATTCGGTCACCAAGGGGTGGCTGTGGCCACGCACGTTCGGCGTGGTTCTGCTCGGGCCGGCGCAAACCGAACTGGCCGCGGCGTTCCGGGCGGAGCCGCCGACGTCGGCCCAACTGAGGCTCGCCGACCGTCTGCTGACCGAGCACGGTGACGTGCCCCGGCAGGTCGTCGATGAACTGGCCGCACGGGCTGAGCGGCTGTTCGAGCGGCTGCCGGACGATGTGCTCGGGGCGATCCCCACGGCGAGCCGGTCTTGTCCGGGCAACTACTTCTTCCCGGTCGGCATTCCAGCGGAAACGCTCCGGCGCGAGCGCGGGGTGCTCGCGATGCCGGTCAGCGTGTTCGGGGAGAACAGCTGGTCCGGGTCCGTCCTGACCAGCCTCGCTGATGCTTTCGCCCCGACTCGGACGGGGGCACGTTGA
- a CDS encoding LysR family transcriptional regulator produces the protein MQLDLNLLAALDALLEEGSVAGAAERLHVTAPAMSRSLGRIRRTTGDQILVRTGRTMTPTPYAIAVREQVHELLQQVRGVLAPSRDLDLTTLERTFTLRWHDSLVALGGPALLTAVREHAPGVRVRFIAESSTDTPGLRRGEVDLEANANRPTAPDIRAERVAETRHVIVVRRGHPLTRVKAVTAVRYAAAEHITVSRRGRLGNALDDALARLGLTRRVVASAPTEGAAFEFVRGSDLLVTAPEVTTRSAAAVLGLTQLPLPLELPPAAVYLSWHQRYDTDPAHVWLRDLARNALTAST, from the coding sequence ATGCAATTGGACTTGAACCTGCTCGCCGCGCTCGATGCACTCCTGGAGGAAGGCAGCGTGGCCGGGGCCGCTGAGCGCCTGCACGTCACCGCCCCCGCGATGAGTCGAAGCCTCGGCCGGATCCGGCGCACGACGGGGGATCAGATCCTGGTGCGTACCGGGCGCACGATGACACCGACGCCTTACGCGATCGCCGTCCGGGAACAGGTGCACGAGCTGCTGCAGCAGGTCCGGGGCGTGCTGGCGCCGAGTCGCGACCTCGACCTCACGACGCTCGAGCGCACCTTCACACTCCGCTGGCACGATTCGCTCGTCGCCCTCGGCGGCCCGGCGCTTCTCACGGCCGTACGGGAGCACGCACCCGGCGTGCGTGTGCGCTTCATCGCGGAATCGAGCACTGACACCCCCGGGTTGCGGCGCGGCGAGGTCGACCTGGAGGCGAACGCGAACCGCCCGACCGCACCCGACATCCGCGCCGAACGGGTGGCGGAGACCCGGCACGTCATCGTCGTGCGGCGGGGACACCCGCTCACCCGAGTCAAGGCTGTCACCGCCGTGAGGTACGCCGCGGCCGAGCACATCACCGTCTCGCGGCGCGGGAGGCTCGGCAACGCCCTCGACGACGCTCTCGCGCGACTCGGCCTCACCCGACGTGTGGTGGCGTCCGCGCCGACCGAAGGGGCCGCGTTCGAGTTCGTGCGCGGCTCAGACCTGCTCGTCACAGCCCCCGAAGTGACGACGCGTTCAGCCGCCGCGGTTCTCGGGCTGACTCAGCTCCCACTGCCGCTGGAACTGCCGCCGGCTGCGGTGTACCTGTCATGGCATCAGCGCTATGACACCGACCCCGCACACGTCTGGCTACGCGATCTGGCGCGGAACGCGTTGACGGCCTCGACGTAA
- a CDS encoding Rieske 2Fe-2S domain-containing protein, giving the protein MPIVPYGWYAVLRGRELRPGRVVSLHYFGRALIAFRGADGRAAVRDAHCPHYGAHLGAGGRVVDGTVECPFHGWRFGTDGRCVEAPFAVHTPKVSLGGFPVREHSGLIFVHAGPGEPSWEVPEIPETGSREFAVPIDDTCRARVHIQEMRENIVDESHFHFIHGQSEPPVQEWRADGPFAEARGRISRRVLGRNIDNTFDAFMYGPGVMVVRTHGPVLSVTAVALSTPVDDRTSELRMLYYIRKPARLPFLTPLAKLVFRMAALDEVREEVGIWDHKIHQARPVLLPHEKGIKALRRWYAQFYPTD; this is encoded by the coding sequence ATGCCGATCGTGCCGTACGGCTGGTACGCGGTGCTGCGCGGCCGCGAACTGCGACCGGGAAGGGTCGTCAGCCTGCACTACTTCGGGCGGGCGCTCATCGCCTTCCGGGGAGCCGACGGCCGGGCAGCTGTCCGGGACGCGCACTGCCCGCACTACGGCGCGCATCTCGGCGCGGGCGGGAGGGTGGTGGACGGCACGGTGGAATGCCCGTTCCACGGGTGGCGGTTCGGCACCGACGGCCGGTGTGTGGAGGCACCGTTCGCGGTGCACACGCCCAAGGTCTCCCTCGGCGGGTTCCCGGTCCGTGAGCACAGCGGGCTGATCTTCGTCCACGCCGGTCCGGGCGAGCCGTCGTGGGAGGTGCCCGAGATCCCCGAGACGGGCTCGCGAGAGTTCGCCGTGCCCATCGACGACACCTGCCGGGCACGCGTCCACATCCAGGAGATGCGCGAGAACATCGTCGATGAGTCCCACTTCCACTTCATCCACGGCCAGAGCGAACCCCCTGTCCAGGAGTGGCGGGCGGACGGCCCGTTCGCCGAGGCCCGGGGCAGGATCTCCCGCCGCGTCCTCGGCCGGAACATCGACAACACCTTCGACGCGTTCATGTACGGGCCCGGTGTCATGGTGGTCCGTACCCACGGCCCCGTCCTGTCGGTGACCGCCGTCGCCCTCAGCACTCCCGTCGACGACCGCACGAGCGAACTGCGGATGCTGTACTACATCCGCAAACCGGCGCGACTGCCGTTTCTGACGCCCCTGGCCAAGCTCGTCTTTCGCATGGCGGCCTTGGACGAGGTGCGCGAGGAGGTCGGGATCTGGGACCACAAGATCCACCAGGCACGCCCCGTCCTGCTTCCCCACGAGAAGGGCATCAAGGCGCTGCGCCGCTGGTACGCGCAGTTCTATCCGACCGACTGA
- a CDS encoding radical SAM protein, translating to MNHGDQRFHVIVLSNFAKGFDKYAYAYGKAGIPESTYPDRFHLLTRAELGIGIGKAGRLLDRLAIPGDRLLVLETVVDPGKLVPNVSTGLGMELHEARIRLSAVHELDRAGDEFALRPTTVEDAMAASLQLHGSALRRYSDTRPRSVSILPVASACQARCSFCFSSASISSDQAPARVPWDTVAHWLERARTAGAERAVITGGGEPTLIPFDQQVRLVSACSAAFPKVVLITNAHTLAKGPHTDRADRLAALNTAGLSVLAVSRHHHDDAVNERLMMLRTPVSSVIDTWRVEHDRWPGLRMRLICVLQHGGVADAAAVADYLSWAAALGVEEVCFKELYVSTSTESLYFDRTANVWSREHQVSLSIVTRFAEQHGFAAESRLPWGAPVYHGSWDGRPMRIAAYTEPSLLWERTNGIARSWNVMADGRCYASLEDRASEIVPEGAAA from the coding sequence ATGAACCATGGCGACCAGCGCTTCCACGTCATCGTGCTGTCGAACTTCGCGAAGGGATTCGACAAGTACGCGTACGCATACGGCAAGGCGGGGATTCCGGAGAGCACCTATCCCGACCGGTTCCATCTGCTGACCCGTGCGGAGTTGGGAATCGGCATAGGCAAGGCAGGACGTCTGCTGGACCGTCTGGCCATTCCGGGCGACCGGCTGCTGGTGCTGGAAACCGTGGTGGACCCTGGCAAGCTGGTGCCCAACGTGTCGACCGGCCTCGGCATGGAACTGCACGAGGCTCGCATCCGGTTGTCGGCAGTCCACGAGCTCGACCGAGCGGGCGACGAGTTCGCTCTGCGTCCGACGACCGTCGAGGACGCGATGGCGGCGTCCCTGCAGCTGCACGGATCGGCGCTGCGTCGCTACTCCGACACACGACCGCGCTCGGTGTCGATTCTGCCGGTCGCCTCCGCGTGCCAAGCCAGGTGCTCGTTCTGCTTCTCCTCGGCCTCGATCTCCAGCGACCAAGCACCGGCAAGGGTCCCGTGGGACACGGTCGCCCACTGGCTGGAGCGCGCCCGTACGGCGGGCGCCGAGCGCGCAGTGATCACCGGCGGCGGGGAACCCACGCTCATACCGTTCGACCAGCAGGTGCGACTGGTGTCCGCCTGCTCGGCGGCCTTCCCGAAGGTCGTCCTGATCACCAACGCGCACACCCTGGCGAAAGGCCCGCACACCGACCGGGCCGACCGGCTCGCAGCCCTGAACACCGCGGGTCTGAGCGTGCTGGCGGTCTCCCGGCACCATCACGACGACGCCGTCAACGAGCGGCTGATGATGCTGCGCACGCCGGTGAGCTCCGTGATCGACACCTGGCGTGTGGAACATGACCGCTGGCCGGGGCTGCGGATGAGGCTGATCTGCGTGCTCCAGCACGGCGGCGTCGCCGACGCGGCCGCGGTCGCCGACTACCTCTCGTGGGCCGCGGCTCTCGGTGTCGAGGAGGTCTGCTTCAAAGAGCTCTACGTATCCACCAGTACGGAGTCGCTCTACTTCGACCGCACCGCCAACGTCTGGAGCCGGGAGCACCAGGTTTCGCTGTCCATCGTCACCCGGTTCGCCGAGCAGCACGGCTTCGCAGCGGAGAGCCGTCTGCCCTGGGGCGCGCCGGTCTATCACGGCAGCTGGGACGGACGGCCGATGCGGATCGCCGCGTACACCGAGCCCAGCCTGCTCTGGGAACGCACCAACGGAATCGCCCGCAGCTGGAACGTCATGGCCGACGGACGCTGCTACGCCTCCCTGGAAGACCGGGCCAGCGAGATCGTGCCGGAAGGTGCAGCGGCATGA
- a CDS encoding inositol monophosphatase family protein, with product MPDSTQTTGIAATAGTASDADLLAQTAIAVRAAGSALRERFGDVVRYRTREELMRALAANDDLALEILRPRLELLRPEARFVEDELAGGALPSGEWWVLDPAEGNVNHLHALPEWAVTATLVRDNQPVLTAVHLPLSGETYTALAGGGAHLDGRPLHVSRTTDLGLSLVATSQARPDEDEKVVRRIGSSITAMLFDALVVRTSVPATLHLLHVAAGRIDAFWQFAGARADLLPGALLVAEAGGRTTDADGRPWTPQSESFLAAAPGVHAEAVTTLSR from the coding sequence ATGCCCGATTCGACTCAGACCACCGGGATTGCTGCAACCGCCGGTACCGCGTCGGACGCCGACCTGCTCGCCCAGACGGCGATCGCCGTGCGCGCTGCGGGTTCCGCGCTGCGGGAGCGATTCGGCGACGTGGTCCGCTACCGGACCCGCGAAGAGCTGATGCGGGCGCTCGCCGCCAACGACGACCTGGCCCTCGAGATCCTGCGCCCCCGCCTCGAACTCCTGCGCCCGGAGGCCCGCTTCGTGGAGGACGAACTCGCGGGCGGGGCCCTGCCTTCCGGCGAATGGTGGGTCCTGGATCCGGCCGAAGGCAACGTCAACCACCTGCACGCCCTGCCGGAATGGGCGGTGACCGCCACTCTCGTGCGCGACAACCAGCCGGTGCTCACCGCAGTGCACCTGCCGTTGAGCGGTGAGACCTACACCGCACTCGCCGGAGGGGGAGCCCACCTCGACGGCCGCCCGCTGCACGTGTCCCGGACCACGGACCTCGGACTGAGCCTCGTTGCCACGAGCCAGGCCAGGCCGGACGAGGACGAGAAGGTCGTACGGCGTATCGGTTCCTCGATCACCGCGATGCTCTTCGACGCGCTCGTGGTGCGGACCTCCGTGCCCGCCACCCTGCACCTGCTGCACGTGGCCGCCGGCCGGATCGACGCCTTCTGGCAGTTCGCGGGAGCCCGCGCGGACCTGCTTCCCGGGGCGCTGCTCGTCGCCGAGGCCGGCGGGCGGACAACCGACGCCGACGGACGCCCCTGGACCCCGCAGAGCGAGAGCTTCCTGGCCGCCGCGCCCGGCGTGCACGCCGAAGCCGTCACCACCCTCTCTCGCTGA
- a CDS encoding NADPH-dependent F420 reductase, whose translation MTMIAVLGNGRVGGSLALALTQAGHEVTVADRSPGSAAEAARAAQIVINATPGAGSLERLLALREELQGKILVDVSNATVDGPDGLPAGLLYPGSSLAEHLQEALPGTRVVKTLNTMLYTVMTAPAALGQTPTAFLSGKDPEAKQVVRGLLVDLGWRQEWMTDLGGIETARATEAAILFVPHVIRSSGFAPFAVSITR comes from the coding sequence ATGACCATGATCGCCGTTCTCGGAAACGGCCGCGTCGGCGGCAGCCTCGCCCTGGCCCTCACCCAGGCCGGGCACGAGGTGACGGTGGCGGACCGCTCACCGGGCTCTGCGGCCGAGGCCGCCCGGGCAGCGCAGATCGTCATCAACGCCACCCCGGGCGCCGGCTCGCTGGAGCGACTCCTCGCGCTGCGCGAGGAACTGCAGGGCAAGATTCTCGTAGACGTCTCCAACGCCACCGTCGACGGACCGGACGGATTGCCGGCCGGCCTGCTCTACCCCGGCTCGAGCCTCGCGGAGCACCTTCAAGAAGCCCTCCCCGGCACGCGCGTCGTCAAGACGCTCAACACGATGCTCTACACGGTGATGACCGCGCCCGCCGCGCTCGGCCAGACGCCGACCGCCTTCCTCTCCGGCAAGGACCCGGAGGCCAAGCAGGTCGTACGCGGGCTTCTCGTCGACCTCGGCTGGCGGCAGGAGTGGATGACGGACCTCGGCGGCATCGAGACCGCGAGGGCCACCGAGGCCGCGATCCTCTTCGTGCCACACGTGATCCGGTCCAGCGGATTCGCGCCCTTCGCGGTCTCGATCACCCGCTGA